A genome region from Ottowia testudinis includes the following:
- a CDS encoding type IV pili methyl-accepting chemotaxis transducer N-terminal domain-containing protein, with the protein MACGAAIDDAGYRPKEVIMGIVTPFAVSPHARLSRRTLLGSLGAAGAATLLPTAAFAQPAEVAAMGTVIRFRYLSQRFAKAYCCGLLDVDASRTDQVMTATRQAMTRYASELTPMAATSGARAELEQVLRLAREIGTPAVKPATPAAAQAVSKHADSVVQAASNAALALEKIIARPGAKLLNVSGTQRFMSQRMAKNYFLQAAGIDAAAAGAALNADVAAFRSGMATLAAAPISTPGIRGELELAQAQWMLFEASLSHRGDKSALRDILTTSERLLEVMDKLTALYEEALRSVA; encoded by the coding sequence ATGGCATGCGGCGCGGCCATTGACGACGCCGGTTATCGACCCAAGGAGGTCATCATGGGCATCGTCACGCCGTTCGCAGTCTCCCCCCACGCGCGTCTGTCGCGCCGCACGCTGCTGGGATCGCTTGGCGCGGCCGGCGCCGCGACGCTGCTGCCCACCGCGGCGTTCGCGCAGCCCGCCGAAGTGGCGGCGATGGGCACTGTCATCCGGTTTCGCTATCTGTCGCAGCGCTTTGCCAAGGCCTATTGCTGCGGCTTGCTCGACGTGGACGCATCACGCACCGATCAGGTGATGACCGCCACGCGGCAGGCCATGACGCGCTACGCCAGCGAGTTGACGCCCATGGCGGCCACCAGCGGCGCCCGCGCCGAACTGGAGCAGGTACTGCGTCTGGCACGCGAAATCGGCACACCCGCCGTCAAGCCCGCCACGCCAGCCGCCGCGCAAGCGGTGTCGAAACACGCCGACAGCGTGGTACAAGCGGCCAGCAACGCGGCACTGGCGCTGGAAAAGATCATTGCCCGGCCGGGCGCCAAGCTGCTCAACGTGTCCGGCACGCAGCGCTTCATGTCGCAACGCATGGCCAAAAACTACTTCCTTCAGGCGGCAGGCATTGATGCCGCAGCAGCGGGCGCGGCGCTGAATGCCGACGTGGCCGCCTTCCGCTCGGGCATGGCCACGCTGGCGGCCGCCCCCATCTCCACCCCCGGCATCCGCGGCGAACTGGAGTTGGCGCAAGCCCAGTGGATGCTGTTCGAAGCGTCGCTCAGCCACCGTGGCGACAAGTCCGCCTTGCGCGACATCCTGACGACCAGCGAACGCCTGCTGGAGGTGATGGACAAGCTCACCGCGCTCTACGAAGAAGCGCTGCGCTCGGTGGCTTGA
- a CDS encoding IS1595 family transposase has protein sequence MPINPIQFQASLSLPEFMRLYTSQQQCEDALVVTRWPQGWRCPRYEGAHHWCTRDGHGRRLWQCAACDYQCSVTAGTIFEHTRLPLPKWFLALYLISQSKNGISALALRRQLGVSYKAAWLLKHKVLEVMRMRDESRPLCGRVEIDDAYLGGERTGHAHGGRGALNKTAFVAAVQTDERQRPQRMRLTPVVGFTNEAIEQWAGKALAAGAQVISDGTACFARVSQVGASHERHVTGGGRQAAQLPAFKWVNTMLGNVKMALAATYHGIKHSKYGARYLAEFAYRFNRRHDLAALPMRLLRAAATTKPQPMRIIRTPERVPAIWG, from the coding sequence ATGCCCATCAACCCGATCCAGTTTCAGGCCAGCCTGTCCTTGCCCGAATTCATGCGTTTGTACACTAGCCAGCAGCAATGCGAGGACGCCTTGGTGGTCACGCGCTGGCCCCAGGGCTGGCGCTGCCCGCGCTACGAGGGCGCGCACCACTGGTGCACCCGCGATGGTCATGGGCGCCGTCTGTGGCAGTGCGCCGCATGCGACTACCAATGTTCCGTCACCGCGGGCACCATCTTTGAGCACACCCGTTTGCCTTTACCCAAGTGGTTCCTGGCGCTGTATCTGATCAGCCAGAGCAAGAACGGCATCAGTGCGCTGGCGCTGCGCCGCCAGTTGGGCGTGAGCTACAAGGCTGCCTGGCTGCTTAAGCACAAGGTGCTGGAGGTCATGCGTATGCGCGATGAATCGCGCCCGCTGTGCGGGCGCGTGGAGATTGACGATGCCTATCTGGGCGGTGAACGCACCGGTCACGCCCATGGCGGGCGCGGCGCGCTGAACAAGACGGCGTTTGTGGCGGCGGTGCAGACCGATGAGCGCCAGCGCCCGCAGCGCATGCGCTTGACGCCGGTAGTCGGCTTTACCAACGAGGCTATCGAGCAATGGGCGGGCAAGGCGCTGGCCGCTGGGGCGCAGGTGATCTCTGATGGCACGGCCTGCTTTGCGCGGGTGAGCCAGGTGGGCGCCAGCCACGAGCGGCATGTCACCGGCGGTGGTCGTCAGGCCGCTCAACTGCCCGCCTTCAAGTGGGTCAACACGATGCTGGGCAATGTGAAGATGGCCTTGGCCGCGACGTATCACGGTATCAAGCACAGCAAGTATGGCGCGCGCTATCTGGCAGAGTTTGCTTATCGATTCAATCGCCGCCATGACTTGGCGGCATTGCCAATGCGATTGCTGCGCGCAGCCGCAACAACCAAACCCCAGCCCATGCGCATCATCAGAACACCTGAGCGGGTACCTGCGATATGGGGCTAA
- a CDS encoding FAS1-like dehydratase domain-containing protein, producing the protein MSTAQIPSLDSAAMAHLQQWMGRGEELTDDITAAPLRGLSATLDRDDPTPEHGTPVPPLGHWLYFLPQAPQSQIGPDGHPKRGGFLPPVPLPRRMWAGGRLVWAPGNPLRVGDAARKVSRIESVTHKTGRSGEMIFVLVRHEVHNAHGLCLSEEHDIVYRAAAQPGGQAPAPRPAEAQAAWRRQIVPDDVLLFRYSALTFNGHRIHYDRRYVTEVEGYPGLIVHGPLIATLLTDLVRRHEPHAVMRRFEFRALRPAFDLNPFFVSGQPSPDGRQVKLWAHDHEGWLTMQAEAELALVL; encoded by the coding sequence ATGAGCACCGCCCAAATCCCCAGTCTGGACTCCGCCGCCATGGCCCACTTGCAGCAATGGATGGGCCGCGGCGAAGAATTGACCGATGACATCACCGCCGCGCCCTTGCGCGGGCTGTCAGCCACGCTGGACCGCGACGACCCGACGCCCGAGCACGGCACACCGGTGCCGCCGCTCGGCCACTGGCTGTACTTTTTGCCGCAAGCGCCGCAAAGCCAGATCGGGCCAGACGGGCACCCCAAGCGCGGTGGCTTTTTGCCGCCCGTGCCGCTGCCGCGCCGCATGTGGGCTGGCGGGCGCCTTGTGTGGGCGCCAGGCAACCCGCTGCGGGTGGGCGATGCGGCGCGCAAGGTGTCGCGCATCGAATCGGTGACGCACAAGACCGGGCGCAGCGGAGAGATGATCTTCGTGCTGGTGCGCCATGAGGTTCATAACGCACACGGGCTGTGCCTGTCGGAAGAGCACGACATCGTCTACCGCGCCGCTGCGCAGCCGGGCGGGCAGGCGCCCGCGCCCAGACCGGCCGAAGCGCAGGCCGCGTGGCGGCGCCAGATCGTGCCCGACGACGTGCTGCTGTTCCGCTACAGCGCGCTTACCTTCAACGGCCACCGCATCCATTACGACCGCCGTTACGTGACCGAGGTCGAGGGCTACCCCGGCCTGATCGTGCACGGCCCGCTGATTGCCACGCTGCTGACCGACCTGGTGCGTCGGCACGAACCGCATGCCGTGATGCGGCGTTTTGAATTTCGCGCGCTGCGCCCGGCGTTTGACTTGAATCCGTTTTTTGTCAGCGGCCAGCCGTCGCCCGACGGCCGCCAGGTCAAGCTGTGGGCGCACGATCATGAAGGCTGGCTGACCATGCAAGCTGAGGCGGAGCTGGCCTTGGTCTTATAA